A portion of the Haemophilus influenzae genome contains these proteins:
- a CDS encoding VirK/YbjX family protein, translating to MSTKNHFIFPTYVQMYPYSKDRPFLKQVREKLRYYGYKWLYQKQCHQLVDFLNTETQWQSLFTQDYYRTNTILTTFCDKRFSASERLTAITENLRLAEEKMGRSLCQQLLDQQNIVLTQLTEDLRLSLSINHIDPFEGYFSINIRNQNNERVYDASFTFLSPNKLLIASIQGPSSGNAQELVKQATKALHGMRPMFMLVNGFKMLAEKWQCELVGIPHKAQGKYRLSARSKILFNYDEFWQENQGEYCHNYWQLPLHIECKQLEDIASKKRSMYRKRYEMLDQMALDIQQL from the coding sequence ATGTCCACGAAAAATCATTTTATTTTCCCCACTTACGTTCAAATGTATCCTTATTCTAAGGATCGCCCTTTTCTTAAACAAGTGCGGGAAAAATTACGCTATTATGGCTATAAATGGTTATATCAAAAGCAATGTCATCAATTAGTGGATTTCCTTAATACAGAAACGCAATGGCAGTCTTTATTTACACAAGATTATTATCGTACTAATACAATTCTGACGACCTTTTGCGATAAACGTTTTTCTGCTTCAGAACGTTTAACGGCGATTACGGAGAATTTACGTTTGGCAGAAGAAAAAATGGGACGTTCGCTTTGTCAGCAATTATTAGATCAACAAAATATCGTGCTAACCCAATTAACAGAGGATTTGCGTTTATCGTTGAGTATTAATCATATCGATCCCTTTGAAGGATATTTTTCTATTAATATTCGTAATCAAAATAACGAACGAGTATATGATGCGTCTTTCACTTTTTTAAGCCCGAATAAATTGCTTATCGCCTCAATTCAAGGCCCCTCAAGTGGTAATGCTCAAGAACTTGTAAAACAGGCTACAAAAGCATTACACGGTATGCGTCCAATGTTTATGTTGGTTAATGGGTTCAAAATGCTCGCTGAAAAATGGCAATGTGAGTTAGTGGGCATTCCGCACAAAGCGCAAGGAAAATATCGTCTTTCTGCGCGCAGTAAGATTTTGTTTAATTACGATGAATTTTGGCAAGAAAACCAAGGAGAATATTGCCATAACTATTGGCAATTACCTTTGCATATTGAATGCAAACAATTAGAAGATATCGCAAGTAAAAAACGTTCTATGTATCGTAAACGTTATGAAATGTTAGACCAAATGGCACTGGATATTCAGCAACTTTAA
- the pyrR gene encoding bifunctional pyr operon transcriptional regulator/uracil phosphoribosyltransferase PyrR, protein MEKIIIDHDRFLRTISRISHEIIEKHQTLDDLVIVGIKRRGAEIAELLQRRVEELSGINLPSMELDITFYRDDLTLVDQEDKMPVYSGSSQYLNIQDKTVILVDDVLFTGRTIRSAMDALTDFGRAAKIELVIFVDRGHRELPIRADYVGKNVPTSRDELVQVRTEKQDGCYEVAILGK, encoded by the coding sequence ATGGAAAAAATTATTATTGATCATGATCGTTTTCTTCGCACAATTTCGCGTATTTCTCACGAAATTATTGAAAAACATCAAACCTTAGATGATCTTGTTATTGTTGGGATTAAACGCCGTGGCGCGGAAATTGCAGAATTATTACAACGTCGAGTTGAAGAGTTAAGTGGTATAAATTTACCTTCAATGGAACTGGATATCACCTTTTATCGCGATGATTTAACCTTGGTTGATCAGGAAGATAAAATGCCAGTTTATAGTGGTTCATCACAATATTTGAATATTCAAGATAAAACCGTCATTTTGGTTGATGATGTGTTGTTTACTGGTCGAACCATTCGATCGGCAATGGATGCGCTTACTGATTTTGGTCGTGCGGCAAAAATTGAATTAGTGATTTTTGTTGATCGTGGTCATCGTGAATTACCCATTCGTGCTGATTACGTAGGTAAAAATGTGCCAACAAGCCGTGATGAACTTGTGCAAGTTCGCACTGAAAAACAAGATGGCTGTTACGAAGTTGCTATTCTAGGGAAATAA
- the mazG gene encoding nucleoside triphosphate pyrophosphohydrolase: MRYSIQNFIQLIAQLRNPNGGCPWDLKQNYESMIPCLTEETYEVIEAIEKKDIPNLREELGDLLLQVVFFSQLATEDKYFTFDDVLQDIAEKIVRRHPHVFGDAKAGDETEALSRWNEMKAKEKQGKSAETSILDNVPRALPSLTRAAKLQKRCSKVGFDWEEISPVFDKVREELEEVQAEINRTSIEQDKVEEEIGDLLFATVNLARHLKCDPEDALRKANLKFERRFRAVEQAVQQQGKQVNNVPLIELDLLWDEVKKQEN; this comes from the coding sequence ATGCGCTACTCCATTCAAAATTTTATTCAACTCATCGCCCAACTTCGCAATCCAAATGGCGGATGCCCGTGGGATTTAAAACAAAATTATGAATCCATGATTCCTTGCTTAACGGAAGAAACTTACGAAGTAATCGAAGCGATTGAGAAAAAAGACATACCAAATTTACGCGAAGAATTAGGGGATTTATTATTACAAGTCGTCTTCTTCAGCCAGCTTGCTACAGAAGATAAATACTTTACTTTTGACGATGTATTGCAAGATATTGCTGAAAAAATTGTGCGCCGTCATCCTCATGTGTTTGGTGATGCAAAAGCGGGAGACGAAACAGAAGCCCTTTCCCGTTGGAACGAAATGAAAGCCAAAGAAAAACAAGGTAAAAGTGCAGAAACCTCTATTTTAGATAATGTACCTCGTGCTTTGCCTTCTCTTACGCGAGCAGCAAAATTACAAAAACGTTGTTCAAAAGTAGGCTTTGATTGGGAAGAAATTTCACCCGTATTTGACAAAGTGCGGGAAGAATTAGAAGAAGTTCAAGCTGAAATTAACCGCACGTCAATTGAACAAGATAAAGTGGAAGAGGAAATCGGCGATTTATTGTTCGCAACCGTCAATCTTGCTCGCCACTTAAAATGTGATCCTGAAGATGCATTGCGGAAAGCAAATTTAAAATTTGAACGTCGTTTTCGAGCAGTAGAACAAGCGGTTCAACAACAAGGTAAGCAAGTGAATAATGTGCCACTTATTGAATTAGATTTGTTGTGGGATGAAGTGAAAAAACAAGAAAACTAA